The Funiculus sociatus GB2-C1 genome window below encodes:
- a CDS encoding peptidoglycan-binding domain-containing protein: MWGRFGMPLAAVALGITASLVSYEFALADRSRDYTPLEMRSVLRGFGYNVTLGDNLTDEASTRAIREFQQGYKITPVDGLAGERTQNLAADLVRILQANLNLVVKPNPLLPRTQFYGPRTEEAIRQFQRQFNLPVTGIATLPVRQRLDLEAKRILGTVDQAPTPTATPSPTATPSPSPTPTPRATPSPTPSPTPSPTPSPTATPTPLPRATPIPRDTTPSPAPSPSPSPTPGATPSPAPSPSPSPSPSAR, encoded by the coding sequence ATGTGGGGTAGATTTGGAATGCCTTTGGCTGCCGTTGCCCTCGGCATAACAGCCAGCTTAGTTAGTTACGAATTCGCTTTAGCCGACAGAAGCCGCGACTATACGCCACTTGAAATGCGCTCAGTATTGCGCGGCTTCGGGTATAACGTCACTCTGGGAGATAACCTTACGGATGAAGCCAGTACCAGGGCTATCCGCGAATTTCAGCAGGGATACAAAATTACACCAGTTGATGGCCTAGCTGGTGAGAGAACGCAGAATTTGGCTGCTGATTTAGTCAGAATTCTCCAGGCAAACTTGAACCTAGTTGTTAAGCCAAATCCCCTTTTGCCCCGGACGCAGTTTTATGGCCCGCGAACCGAAGAAGCTATCAGGCAATTTCAGAGACAGTTTAATTTGCCTGTAACTGGCATCGCTACGTTACCAGTCCGTCAGAGACTCGACTTGGAAGCAAAAAGAATCTTAGGAACTGTTGACCAAGCACCAACGCCAACAGCTACGCCATCACCAACAGCTACGCCATCACCATCACCAACGCCAACCCCAAGAGCTACGCCATCACCAACGCCATCACCAACGCCATCACCAACGCCATCACCAACGGCAACCCCAACACCCCTGCCAAGAGCTACGCCAATACCAAGGGATACCACTCCTTCACCAGCTCCAAGTCCTAGTCCCTCACCGACACCAGGGGCTACTCCTTCGCCAGCGCCAAGTCCTAGCCCCAGTCCCTCGCCATCAGCAAGATAA